The Deinococcus koreensis genome window below encodes:
- a CDS encoding phosphotransferase-like protein, producing the protein MPPIFLILGTPAAGKSTVARALMERFGRGLHLPVDDLRHMVVSGLAEPGFEWTDELKLQLRLARGAAARTALAYAGAGFAVAIDDFWQGETPDADYGPLQGHGVHRVLLQPSLEATLARLAARRPDEASFKGVLAQATLLIRADMDRHPKTGWQVVDSSDLSVGETVDRILEQAQVVPTG; encoded by the coding sequence ATGCCGCCCATCTTCCTGATCCTGGGGACACCCGCCGCCGGGAAGAGCACGGTCGCCCGCGCGCTGATGGAGCGCTTCGGGCGCGGCCTGCACCTGCCGGTGGACGACCTGCGCCACATGGTCGTCTCGGGGCTGGCCGAGCCGGGCTTCGAATGGACGGACGAACTGAAGCTGCAGCTCCGGCTGGCCCGCGGGGCGGCGGCGCGCACGGCCCTGGCCTACGCGGGAGCGGGCTTCGCGGTCGCCATCGACGACTTCTGGCAGGGCGAGACCCCCGACGCGGACTATGGGCCGCTGCAGGGGCACGGCGTCCACCGCGTCCTGCTGCAGCCCTCGCTGGAGGCGACCCTGGCGCGGCTGGCCGCCCGCCGCCCGGACGAGGCCAGCTTCAAGGGTGTGCTGGCGCAGGCCACCCTTCTGATCCGCGCCGACATGGACAGGCACCCGAAGACCGGCTGGCAGGTGGTGGATTCCAGCGACCTGAGCGTGGGGGAGACGGTCGACCGGATTCTGGAGCAGGCACAGGTCGTGCCGACCGGG